CAAAAGTTCAACGCCGTATCCGCTCTCCGCGCCTTCGTGGCCGCGTTCAAAGAACCCATCCAACTCGTAGAAAGCTACTTTCAGCGTGGCGGCGTCGCCTGTGCCCGGGGCCGCGAACGCTAAAAACAACAGGCAGGCGATTCGCAATACAATGTTTTTAAGCGGCGCCTTCGTCGGTTCTATCTTCAAATTACCCTCTCCTCCACGTGGGGAATGCCTGGGCAAACCGCCGGCGCGAGAGAATTTTTTAAGGAAGCGTTGACTGTGCAATGATCGTTAAGCTGTCGCCGGGCATCGCGCAAAGCACGAAGCTCCACCAAAAAGGCAAACAAAAACAACGACCGGCCTTCATCTGTTTTATACGCAGCCGGCGATATCTTTTTTAGTGGGGCGCATCCAGCTTATGAGCTACATTATAATACATTTATTCTGCTTCGGAATCACAATTTTACATTTTATATATAAATTATCTATGTATTATAAATAATTTGTGAGCTACCAACGTTATAAGGGGCGTTGCGGGAGGTTTTGCCGTCCTGATTTTTGTGAGTTACACGCACATTTATTTTTGGCGCAACCCTAAGGTTTTGAATACGTACAGTTGATCTGTCGCCTACAGAATACACCGTACTTTTTGTACAGTACATCAAATTTTATGCATGTCATTGTTTTTCTTATTCTAAAGGCCAGACAGATTTATCAAAATCTTCTTTCTTTTTTCCGGCGATTATCCATAGAGCCTTTGCTGTCTTTCGTTGAATGTCGATGTCACCATTATATGCCATCCCGATTATGTCAATAATTCTCAGACAGTGGATATCGTTTATCCCTATATTCAACCTGGAACTAATTATTGGCTGTAAGTTTCTCTCGTCGGTAGCAAATATCGTAATGCCGGTTGCTTTTGCATACGCCAGGGAACAACTTTAACCTTGCCGTTTTCAACCAACCACAGTAACTGTTCCACGGCGCAATGCGGCATCTTGACCTCGTCATAGGCACACGCGTGTATGCAAATATCCTTGGCCAGAAGCGGCAGTACTTCCCGTAGAAACGGGTATTTTTCACTGTTGCCCAGCTTAATGCATAGATCTGCGTCAATGATGATCCTATCCAATGGCTCACTCATCCATAATGCTGTCCAGTTCTTCGTCAGAAGGGAACTTATGAACAGGCGGCTCCTTAACCCCGACATCCTCCGGTTTCAAGCTGCTGACGCTGAGCAGATATTCAAGTTTCTCATAAGTTATGAGTTCAGCCTCATAGGCACTGACAGCCAATTCAACCATATTATCCATAGCAATGCGTCCATCTGTTTCCGGTATCGGCACAGAGTAACGTTTCCTGTACTTTGCTATATTTTCATCACTTTCAGCAAGAAAACGTTCTTTATTTTTTTGGTCTATCACGTCTATTTCCTGCAAGCGTTTTACCATTGTACGGTAGGGGACGATGAACAGTGATGCTAGAATTAAAATATCTTTAATCGTTATCTTGTTCGGAGAGATGCCATAAAGCTCTATTTCCTGCCGCAGTAACGCCGCATCGACAAGAAATTCGGCCGCAAACCGGTTTGCTTTCAGCTCATTGCGCCCTTCGTGTGATTCATCCAAAAGCGTGGCCGGGACGATATCCGCTTTGTCGCCATACCAGATGTGGTACAACTCATGCGCGGCGGCAAACACCTGGCAGTCGACAGGTATAGAAGTATTTATAGCCACAAATGGCTTATCGCCAACCTCTTCTCCTTTAGAGCCGATCATACGAGTGAATCCCCAAGGCGCGTCTCTGCCTAACGGATAATAAATGATCCTGGCGCACAGGCCTAGCATAGAGAAAACCTGTATGCCTATGATATCATACGTTTTTTTGTATTCGCCAAGTTTTGACCTAGCATTTTTTTGAAGTTCCGCTATTTCAAAACCAGTCAGTTTTCCGGCTTTGTTCTCTTTAACCATTAACAAGTTCCTCCAGCAAATGAATTTCGTCTATCGCGGAACGAATAAGATCAACCTTTTCTCTGGTCTTGCTGTCATGTATATTTCCCATGAAGCTAAGACTCTCCGGCAAAATCGTTTCCTTCCTGACGGCGAGAAGCGCGTCTGTCGTGGTGCCAAGCACGGAAGCGATTTGTGCCAATTCATTTACGTTGATCGCCTTATACCCTTTGATAATCTTATTCATCACCTGCTTGGATATAGAAAGAGCGTCAGCCAGCTCCTGCTGTTTGATTCCCTTCAAGCTTAGCTGTTCCTGGATATTGGCGCCGACCTGAGCATAGTCCATCGCATACATAAAATCACCTCCCTGTTTTTCATATTTGTATTATATAGTATGAAATTACAATGGGTCAATGTTTTGTTGACGATATTGAAGACAAAAACTACGTATTCGTGGACTTTAATATTTTAGCCTTGGGTTACTTGTTCTAGTATATAACATATGGAATATGGACTGTCACTTTGGTATTCCCAACCAACCCTTAACTTTTTAATTGGTATTTACAACTATTGTCTGCCGAGCAAGCTGCCCAGCCGCGCTTTGAACGGATTGCAATTCAAATTTCGAGCTCGGCGTCAAGCTGTCGTTCGGTAAGCGTACTCAAATCGACGGGACGGCTCGGCGGCAGTTTCATATCAAACGGAAGGCCGCGATGCAGTGCCGGACAGGCTATTCCCCGCCGCTGTTTTCCAGCAGCGCTTTGGCGTGTTCGAGGGCCTCGTAGGAGCTTTCGTCGCCGGAGAGCATCCTCGCGATCTCGCGTTCGCGGGCTTCGCCGGAGACTTCCGTTATTTCGGTATTTTCTCCCTCTCTTTTGACGACGAAGTGCTGGTCGGCCATCGCCGCGATCGTCGCCTGGTGGGTGATGAGCACGGTGCGGCAGCGTTTGGCAAGCTGGCGCAGTTTGCAGCCGGCCAGAAGCGCTGTTTTGCCGCCGAGCCCCGCCTCCACTTCGTCGAAAACTAGTGTCCCGGGCAGTTTGTCGTCGCCTACAGAGAGCTGTAATGCGATAAGGATGCGCGACAGCTCGCCGCCGGAGGCGTTTTTGCCTACGGGCAGCGGTTTCTGGTCGGGCAGCGCGAGGGTGAAGATGGCGTTTTCCGCGCCTGTCGAGCGCACGCGGTCCAGCGGTTCGATCTCGATGTTGAATGCCGCGTATTCCATGCCGAGCCCGTTAAGGTGCCCGTTGACTTTCGCGGCGAGTTCTTTGGCCGACTCTTTTCTGAGCGCGCGCACTTCGATGGCGAGGCGCGAGGTCTCGCGGCGCAGGGCCTGTGCTCTTTTTTCGAGCTCTTCGAGTTTTTTATGGCTATCGCTTAGCCATTCGAGCTCTTGCCCGGCTTCCTTCGCGTACGCGATCAGCGCCGCGGCGCTCTGTATGTTGAGGGTGCGCTTCATCTTGCGGAGCATGCCGAGTTTTTTCTCAATGCGATCTTTCGCCTCTTCCGTCTCTTCCGCGGAGATCCCGCCGCGGCAGGCTTCGGCGATGAGGTTCGAGAGCTCCTGCGCGCCGCTGAGGGTCTTTTCTATGGCGTTGTGCCAGCGTTTGTCCTCTCCCGCGGCGTAGCCGGAGAGGTTTTTGGCGATTTTTTCAAACTGATCCAGCAGGCCGCCCTCGGCGTTGTTCATTTTTTCCGCGATGAGGCGCAGCGAGCGTTGAGAAGCCTCGTTTCTTTCTATTTCGCGCAGCTCTTTTTCCCATTCGGCCTCGCTTTCCTCAGTCAGCTCAAGCGTCTTTATCTGCCTGATGACGGAGGGAGCATCGTCAAAGCGGCTCTCGCTCTCTTTGCGTCTTTTTTTGAGGGCGAATATCTCTTTTTCCGTCGAGAGCGCCGAGGTGAAGGCGCTTTCAAGCTCCGCGAGCGCCCTTTTCAGCTCTTCGCCGCCGCAGGAGTCGACGAGTTCCAACTGTTTCAGCGGGTCCAGCAGGCCAAGCTGGGCAAACTGGCTCTGGATGACGATGTTCGTCTCCATCGCGTGGGCCAGTATCGTAAGGGGCACGGTCTGTTCCTGCAGGGTGGCCTTTCCTTTGCCGCTTCTCGCGAATGTGCGCCGCGCGATAAGCATTTTTTCCTGCGGCTGGCATTTCTCCGATATTCCCGGTATCGGTTCGGAGGTCATGACCGCCCGTACCTCGCAGCTCTCTTCAAGCGTGTGGATATGGTTCAGCTGCGCGCGGCGGCCGGCGATGAATTCCAGCGCGCGGACGAGGCTGCTTTTGCCGGCTCCGCTTTCGCCGGTGATGACGATGAAGTCGCCCCCGAAGTTGAGGGAGGCCTCCCTGATGCCGCCTATTCCGTGGATCTCAAGCTCTTCTATCAAGTTCAGTCGCCTCCGTCTCTGATACCGTTGAACCCCCAGCGCAGCTTTTCCCTCAGCAGGTCGTAGTAGCTGCGCCCGATGAGCTGGATGGTCTGGACGTATATTTCGTTGTCGAGCATCACGTGCAGTTCGTCGCCTGGCAGCAGCTCGTAGCCGAGCTGTCCGTCCTGCGTGAGCATGAGGCTGCGCGCGTCTCCTTTGGGGATGACGATGATGTTGTCGGTGTCGCTGAGGATCACCGGCCTCGCGTAGAGGGTGTGGGCGCATATCGGCGCCATTATCATGCAGGGGACGTGCGGCGGCACGATCGGGCCGCCGGCGGAGAGCGCGTAGGCCGTGGAGCCGGTCGGCGTTGAGAGTATGAGGCCGTCGGCGAGGAAGAGCGAGAGTATCTCTTTGCCGACCTTGACTTCAAGGTCGATGACGCGCGCGAGGCTGCCCTTGGAGATGACGAGGTCGTTGAGGGCGTGGAGCTCATGCACGAGCCGTCCTCCGCGCCATACCTGCCCTTTGAGGAGGCGGCGGCACTGGAGGGTGTAGTGCCCGTCGAGGATCGACTTGATGTCTTCTTCCGCCGAGCCGGGATTTCCGATCGCGAGGAAGCCGAGGCGTCCGAGGTTTATTCCGTAGAGGGGGACGTCGGAACCGAAGATGTAGCGCGCTGCGCGCAGGAAGGTGCCGTCTCCGCCGAGGATGACGGCGAAGGAGACCTCTTTGCGCCACGTCTCGTCCGTAACTTCGGGAAGGGCGATCGCGGAGGCCTCGTGCGGCGGCAGCAGAAAATGCACGCCATTTTCTTTGCCCCAGCGCCAGAGCCGCCAGGCCATTTCTATCGCTTCGGGCTTCTGCGTGTTGAATAGCAAACCGACTTTTTTATCGTTTTTTTCCATATATGACACCTCTATCTGGGGTGGGCGCAGGTATTTTTGTGCGCCTCCTCCACGATTTTATCAAGATCCGGCCTATTGGCGGCATTTTCCATGCCTTTGTGCCGCAAAAGGAAGAGGAACTCGATGTTTCCCTCCGGGCCGCGTATCGGCGAGTAGTCGGCCGCTTCCAGCGACAGGCCGGTATCCTTTTCGATGAAGTCCGCCACTTCGCCGAGTATTTCGCGGTGCAGCGCGGGATCGGTGATGACGCCCTTCCCCACCCTCTCGCGCCCAGCCTCGAACTGCGGCTTGACGAGGACCGCCATCAGGCCGTCCTCCTTGAGCAGCTCCTCCATTTTGGGGAGCAGCAGCGTGATCGAGATGAAGGAGGCGTCGGAGACGACGATGTCGGCCTTTTCTCCGTCTATCATCTCCAGCGTGAGGTTTCTCGCGTTTGTTCGTTCGAGCACGGCGACGCGGGGATCGCCGCGCAGCTTCCAGGCGAGCTGTCCGTATCCGACGTCTACCGCGTAGACTTTTGCCGCGCCGTTCGCTAACAGCACTTCCGTAAAACCGCCGGTCGAGGCTCCGATGTCTACGCAGCGCCTGCCGTCCGCCTTTATGGCGAAGCTTTCGATAGCTTTGAGCAGTTTGTAGGCGCCCCGGCTCACCCACTCCCTTTCGGGAGCGTCTATTTTTACGCTCGCGTCCTGCGGTACCATGGAGGCCGCTTTGGTGATCGTGACTCCGCCCACCGTCACGCGTCCCTCTTCGATATAGTTCTGCGCCGCCGTGCGGGAGGCGGCCAACTTTCTGTCCGTTATAAATTTATCAAGCCGTATAAGTTTCTGTTTCATTGCGAGACGCAGAGCCGCAGGATGTTTTCGACGGAGAGGCCGCACTCTTCCCACTGTTCGGCCCTGGCGGCGTGCGAGATGAAGTGATCCGGGACTCCGGCCGAGGCGATCTTCACTCCGTACCCTTTCTCGTTGATGTATGATGAGATGGCCTCTCCGACGCCGCCGGCGAGGGTGTTTTCCTCCGCGGTGACGACGACGGCGTGCGTTGTCAGGAGCTTGTCGAGCCCTTCGCGGTCAAGGGGCTTTATGAAGCGCAGGTCCGCCACCGTGGGTCGCCTGCCGGTCATTTTTTCTATCTCGTCGGCGCTCTTCATCATCAGTTCCACGGTGCTGCCGACGCCGATAAGGCAGATCTCCGCTCCCTGGCTGATCACTTCGAGCTTTCCCCACGGGGCCGGAACACGCTCTGCCCCGGCGGCGGGGATGGATTTGGCGGACTTGCCGCGCGGATATCGTACCGCCATGGGGATCGCGAGCTTTTTCCATTCGCGGACGAAGAATTCAAGGTCGGCGGCGTCGCGCGGCGCGGCGATCGTCATCTCCGGTATGGAGCGGAGCCAGGCGACGTCAAGTATCCCGTGATGCGTTTCTCCGTCTTCACCGACCAGTCCGGCGCGGTCGATGCCCAGCAGTACGGGCAGTTTGGGTAAGCATATATCATGCATTACCTGGTCGGCCGCGCGCTGCAGGAAGGTCGAATAGATGCATACGACAGGGCGCATCCCGGCCGCCGCGAGTCCGGCGGCGTAGATGAGCATGTGTTCTTCGGCGATGCCGGTGTCAAAAAATCGCTGCGGGTGCGCCTTGGCAAAGTTTTCAAGTTTGGTGCCGTCTTTCATCGCCGCGGTGCAGACGGCCAGCCTCGGGTCTTCGCGGGCCATGTCGCAGAGCACCCTCGCCATCTCCCCGCTCCAGCTCGCAGCCGTGCCGGCGGTCGCCTGTGTGGCGGCGTCTATCTTTGTTTTGGGGCCTATTCCATGGAAGAATGACGGGAACGCCTCGGCCTGCGGGCAGCCTTTCCCCTTTTGGGTCATAACGTGGATCAGCAGGGATTCGTCGTAATGGCGCGCGAGCCGGAAGACCTCCTCCATCTCGGCTATGTTGTGGCCGTTGAATGGGCCCCAGTAGCTTATGTTGAGCTCTTCAAAGACGTTGGTCGGCAGGAGCAGCGATTTGAGCTTCATCTTTATTTTGGAGAGCGAAGAGTTGATGTTTTCTCCGTTCTTCATGTTTGTGCACTGGGTCTTTATATAGTCCTTGAGTTTTTTGTAGGTCGGATTGACGGCCAGCTTCGCCAGGTGCGAGGCCATGCCGCCGACGCGCGGGTTTATCGACATTTTATTGTCGTTGAGGATGATGATGACTTTGGACTTGATGCTCGCGAGGGAGTTCAGCGCCTCGAATGAGACCCCGTTGAGCAGCGCGCCGTCCCCGATGACCGCGACGACCTCGTGTCCCTCGCCCATGAGGTCGCGGGCTTTCGCGTAGCCCATCGCCGCCGATATCGAGGTGCTGCTGTGGCCGGTGGTGAA
The window above is part of the Cloacibacillus evryensis DSM 19522 genome. Proteins encoded here:
- a CDS encoding TlyA family RNA methyltransferase; this translates as MKQKLIRLDKFITDRKLAASRTAAQNYIEEGRVTVGGVTITKAASMVPQDASVKIDAPEREWVSRGAYKLLKAIESFAIKADGRRCVDIGASTGGFTEVLLANGAAKVYAVDVGYGQLAWKLRGDPRVAVLERTNARNLTLEMIDGEKADIVVSDASFISITLLLPKMEELLKEDGLMAVLVKPQFEAGRERVGKGVITDPALHREILGEVADFIEKDTGLSLEAADYSPIRGPEGNIEFLFLLRHKGMENAANRPDLDKIVEEAHKNTCAHPR
- a CDS encoding AAA family ATPase → MIEELEIHGIGGIREASLNFGGDFIVITGESGAGKSSLVRALEFIAGRRAQLNHIHTLEESCEVRAVMTSEPIPGISEKCQPQEKMLIARRTFARSGKGKATLQEQTVPLTILAHAMETNIVIQSQFAQLGLLDPLKQLELVDSCGGEELKRALAELESAFTSALSTEKEIFALKKRRKESESRFDDAPSVIRQIKTLELTEESEAEWEKELREIERNEASQRSLRLIAEKMNNAEGGLLDQFEKIAKNLSGYAAGEDKRWHNAIEKTLSGAQELSNLIAEACRGGISAEETEEAKDRIEKKLGMLRKMKRTLNIQSAAALIAYAKEAGQELEWLSDSHKKLEELEKRAQALRRETSRLAIEVRALRKESAKELAAKVNGHLNGLGMEYAAFNIEIEPLDRVRSTGAENAIFTLALPDQKPLPVGKNASGGELSRILIALQLSVGDDKLPGTLVFDEVEAGLGGKTALLAGCKLRQLAKRCRTVLITHQATIAAMADQHFVVKREGENTEITEVSGEAREREIARMLSGDESSYEALEHAKALLENSGGE
- the dxs gene encoding 1-deoxy-D-xylulose-5-phosphate synthase; translation: MSLLESVGDFRGLYGLSEAELQKLCAELRKNIIDVTLENGGHLSSSLGTVELTVALLRVFNPDADKIIFDVGHQSYAYKLLTKRLDRFATLRRKGGLAGFPRMDESPYDFFTTGHSSTSISAAMGYAKARDLMGEGHEVVAVIGDGALLNGVSFEALNSLASIKSKVIIILNDNKMSINPRVGGMASHLAKLAVNPTYKKLKDYIKTQCTNMKNGENINSSLSKIKMKLKSLLLPTNVFEELNISYWGPFNGHNIAEMEEVFRLARHYDESLLIHVMTQKGKGCPQAEAFPSFFHGIGPKTKIDAATQATAGTAASWSGEMARVLCDMAREDPRLAVCTAAMKDGTKLENFAKAHPQRFFDTGIAEEHMLIYAAGLAAAGMRPVVCIYSTFLQRAADQVMHDICLPKLPVLLGIDRAGLVGEDGETHHGILDVAWLRSIPEMTIAAPRDAADLEFFVREWKKLAIPMAVRYPRGKSAKSIPAAGAERVPAPWGKLEVISQGAEICLIGVGSTVELMMKSADEIEKMTGRRPTVADLRFIKPLDREGLDKLLTTHAVVVTAEENTLAGGVGEAISSYINEKGYGVKIASAGVPDHFISHAARAEQWEECGLSVENILRLCVSQ
- a CDS encoding NAD(+)/NADH kinase, whose amino-acid sequence is MEKNDKKVGLLFNTQKPEAIEMAWRLWRWGKENGVHFLLPPHEASAIALPEVTDETWRKEVSFAVILGGDGTFLRAARYIFGSDVPLYGINLGRLGFLAIGNPGSAEEDIKSILDGHYTLQCRRLLKGQVWRGGRLVHELHALNDLVISKGSLARVIDLEVKVGKEILSLFLADGLILSTPTGSTAYALSAGGPIVPPHVPCMIMAPICAHTLYARPVILSDTDNIIVIPKGDARSLMLTQDGQLGYELLPGDELHVMLDNEIYVQTIQLIGRSYYDLLREKLRWGFNGIRDGGD
- a CDS encoding helix-turn-helix domain-containing protein, with amino-acid sequence MYAMDYAQVGANIQEQLSLKGIKQQELADALSISKQVMNKIIKGYKAINVNELAQIASVLGTTTDALLAVRKETILPESLSFMGNIHDSKTREKVDLIRSAIDEIHLLEELVNG
- a CDS encoding ImmA/IrrE family metallo-endopeptidase, whose amino-acid sequence is MVKENKAGKLTGFEIAELQKNARSKLGEYKKTYDIIGIQVFSMLGLCARIIYYPLGRDAPWGFTRMIGSKGEEVGDKPFVAINTSIPVDCQVFAAAHELYHIWYGDKADIVPATLLDESHEGRNELKANRFAAEFLVDAALLRQEIELYGISPNKITIKDILILASLFIVPYRTMVKRLQEIDVIDQKNKERFLAESDENIAKYRKRYSVPIPETDGRIAMDNMVELAVSAYEAELITYEKLEYLLSVSSLKPEDVGVKEPPVHKFPSDEELDSIMDE